In Serratia sp. FDAARGOS_506, a genomic segment contains:
- the soxR gene encoding redox-sensitive transcriptional activator SoxR, with translation MARNEPIDTYRLLTVGEVAKRSGVAVSALHFYESKGLIQATRNAGNQRRYTPVVLRYIAVIKIAQSAGIPLEEIRATLGSFPTGSKLTSEQWGVLSSAWRNTLDERIQRLTVLRDHLDSCIGCGCLSLTDCPLRNPNDILGQQGAGAHIFERTTE, from the coding sequence ATGGCAAGAAATGAACCGATTGACACCTATCGGCTATTGACCGTGGGGGAAGTGGCGAAGCGTAGCGGCGTGGCGGTATCCGCGCTGCACTTTTACGAAAGCAAGGGGCTGATTCAGGCAACGCGCAACGCCGGCAACCAGCGTCGCTACACGCCGGTGGTGTTGCGCTACATCGCGGTGATCAAAATCGCGCAAAGCGCGGGCATTCCGCTGGAGGAGATCCGCGCCACGCTGGGCAGTTTTCCCACCGGCAGCAAACTGACCTCCGAACAATGGGGGGTTTTGTCCTCCGCCTGGCGTAACACGCTGGATGAGCGCATTCAGCGGCTGACGGTGCTGCGCGACCATCTCGACAGCTGCATCGGCTGCGGCTGCCTGTCGCTCACCGACTGCCCGCTGCGCAACCCAAACGATATTTTGGGCCAACAGGGCGCCGGCGCGCATATTTTCGAACGCACGACGGAATAA
- a CDS encoding efflux RND transporter periplasmic adaptor subunit produces MMKRNLIIAALLAALAVAAVAMRSTARQNEGTPAYPPVKVALAPALRVQAARSYTGVGELEAASQVAVAAETSGRITRILFESGQTVRQGQLLVQLNDAVEQAELVRLQAQLRNADLLLARMRKLMNLNATARQQLDDALAERDMALGAVQETQAKIAQKAIRAPFAGIIGIRRVHEGQYLNAAEAVANLVDADTLRVNFSLDEQSSAGLATGQAVAVLVGAYPDRAFPAAITAIDPMIGKSRTVQVQATLTNRQGLLKAGMYAGIRVTQQQRVAVLTVPETALTYTAYGDTVFLAQQGEKGMTVKRVSVTVGERNDGRVEIVNGLQEGDRVVTSGQLKLSDGMAAEPVVQDTLNAAQAGS; encoded by the coding sequence ATGATGAAACGAAACCTCATTATTGCCGCGCTGCTGGCGGCGCTCGCTGTCGCCGCCGTTGCGATGCGATCCACCGCGCGGCAAAACGAAGGCACGCCGGCCTATCCGCCGGTGAAAGTGGCGCTGGCGCCCGCCCTGCGTGTACAGGCGGCGCGCAGTTACACCGGCGTGGGCGAGCTGGAGGCGGCCAGCCAGGTGGCTGTGGCGGCGGAGACCAGCGGCCGCATCACGCGCATTCTGTTCGAATCCGGCCAAACGGTGCGGCAAGGGCAACTGCTGGTGCAGCTCAACGATGCGGTCGAGCAGGCTGAGCTGGTGCGTCTGCAGGCGCAATTGCGCAATGCCGATCTGCTGTTGGCGCGCATGCGCAAGTTGATGAACCTCAACGCCACTGCGCGGCAGCAGCTGGACGATGCGCTGGCTGAACGGGATATGGCTCTCGGTGCGGTGCAGGAAACGCAGGCCAAAATCGCGCAAAAGGCGATCCGCGCGCCGTTCGCCGGCATCATCGGCATTCGCCGCGTGCATGAAGGGCAATACCTCAACGCTGCCGAGGCGGTAGCGAACCTGGTGGATGCCGATACGCTGCGGGTCAACTTCTCGCTGGACGAACAAAGCAGCGCCGGGCTGGCGACGGGGCAAGCGGTGGCGGTGTTGGTCGGCGCGTATCCCGATCGCGCTTTCCCCGCCGCGATTACCGCCATCGATCCGATGATCGGCAAATCCCGCACCGTGCAGGTGCAGGCGACGTTGACCAACCGCCAGGGGCTGCTTAAGGCCGGCATGTACGCCGGCATTCGCGTCACGCAGCAGCAGCGCGTGGCGGTGTTGACGGTGCCGGAAACGGCGCTGACCTATACGGCATACGGCGATACCGTGTTCCTGGCGCAGCAGGGTGAAAAGGGCATGACGGTTAAGCGCGTCTCGGTCACCGTGGGTGAGCGCAATGACGGGCGTGTCGAGATCGTCAACGGCCTGCAGGAAGGCGATCGGGTGGTGACCTCGGGCCAGCTCAAGCTGAGCGACGGCATGGCGGCTGAGCCGGTGGTGCAGGATACGTTGAACGCCGCCCAGGCCGGTTCCTGA
- a CDS encoding MexW/MexI family multidrug efflux RND transporter permease subunit: MKFTDLFVRRPVLALVVSTLILLFGALALSQLPVRQYPLLENSTITISTDYPGASSELMQGFVTQPIAQAVSSVEGVDYLSSSSVQGRSVVTVRMALNRDSTQALTEVMAKVNQVRYKLPEQAYDPVIERSAGEATAVAYVGFSSKTLSTPALSEYLTRVVEPMFTTIDGVAKVEVFGGQKMAMRLWLDSDRLAGRGLTAADVADAVRRNNYQAAPGKVKGQYVVANVRVNTDLTSVEEFRNLVVRNDGNGLVRLKDVGTVELGAAATETSALMDGEPAVFLGVFPTPTGNPLVIVDGIRHLMPAIDKMQPPGVKMALAFETARFIQASIDEVVHTLLEALAIVVAVIYLCLGSLRTVLIPVVTIPLSILGAAGLMLAFGFSVNLLTLLAMVLAIGLVVDDAIVVVENVHRHIEEGKTPLAAAMIGAREVAGPVIAMTLTLAAVYAPIGLMGGLTGALFREFALTLAGAVVVSGVVALTLSPVMSSLLLPAKQSEGRVARGAEWFFGGLTRRYARALDFSLHHRWLTGTLALLVMISLPLLYLMPQRELAPTEDQAIVLTAIKAPQHANLNYVERFAYKLDEVYNRMPETESRWIINGSDGTASGIGGINLTLWQARERSASAVQADLQGAVNDVEGTSIFAFQLPALPGSTGGLPVQMVLRTPQDYPQLYRTLEEVKQNARNSGLFMVVDSDLDYNNPLAEVHIDRAKANSLGIRMSDIGESLAVLVGENYLNRFGMDGRAYDVIPQSLREQRLTPQALARQYVRSQDNTLVPLSTVVSVAVKVEPNKLTQFNQQNAATLQAIPAPGVSMGEAVAFLERQANALPAEFSHDWQGDSRQYTQEGNALAFAFLAALVIIYLVLAAQYESLKDPLIILITVPLSICGALLPLALGYATMNIYTQVGLVTLIGLISKHGILMVEFANELQMHQGLTRRAAILQAAKIRLRPVLMTTGAMVFGLIPLLFASGAGAASRFGLGLVIVSGMLVGTLFTLFVLPTVYTLLARDHAVASSRQRELAAAQKALTE; encoded by the coding sequence ATGAAATTTACCGATCTGTTCGTGCGTCGGCCGGTGCTGGCGCTGGTGGTCAGCACTCTGATCCTGCTGTTCGGCGCGCTGGCGCTCAGCCAACTGCCGGTCCGCCAATACCCGCTGTTGGAAAACTCAACCATCACCATCAGCACCGACTATCCCGGCGCGTCGTCCGAGCTGATGCAGGGCTTTGTCACGCAGCCGATCGCCCAGGCGGTGTCGTCTGTCGAGGGCGTTGACTACCTTTCTTCCTCGTCAGTGCAGGGGCGCAGCGTGGTGACGGTGCGCATGGCGCTGAACCGCGATTCCACCCAGGCGTTGACCGAAGTGATGGCCAAGGTTAACCAGGTGCGTTACAAGCTGCCGGAGCAGGCTTACGATCCGGTGATTGAGCGCTCTGCCGGTGAAGCGACCGCTGTGGCCTATGTCGGCTTCTCCAGTAAAACGCTGTCCACGCCGGCGCTGAGCGAATACCTGACGCGGGTGGTGGAGCCGATGTTCACCACCATTGACGGTGTCGCCAAGGTGGAAGTGTTCGGCGGGCAAAAAATGGCGATGCGCCTGTGGCTGGACAGCGATCGGCTGGCCGGCCGCGGCCTGACCGCCGCCGACGTGGCCGACGCGGTGCGGCGCAACAACTACCAGGCGGCGCCGGGCAAGGTGAAAGGGCAGTATGTGGTTGCCAACGTGCGGGTGAATACCGATCTCACCAGCGTGGAGGAGTTCCGCAATCTGGTGGTGCGCAACGACGGCAACGGCCTGGTGCGCTTGAAAGACGTCGGCACCGTGGAGCTGGGCGCCGCGGCCACGGAAACCAGCGCGCTGATGGATGGCGAACCGGCGGTGTTCCTCGGTGTTTTCCCCACGCCGACCGGCAACCCGCTGGTGATCGTCGACGGCATTCGTCACCTGATGCCGGCAATTGACAAGATGCAGCCGCCGGGCGTGAAGATGGCGTTGGCGTTTGAAACCGCGCGCTTTATTCAAGCCTCGATCGATGAAGTGGTGCATACCCTACTCGAGGCGTTGGCGATCGTGGTGGCGGTGATCTACCTGTGTCTGGGATCGTTGCGCACCGTGTTGATCCCGGTGGTGACCATTCCGCTGTCGATCCTTGGCGCCGCCGGGCTGATGCTGGCCTTCGGCTTCAGCGTCAATTTGCTGACGCTGCTGGCGATGGTCCTGGCGATCGGTCTGGTGGTGGACGATGCCATCGTGGTGGTGGAGAACGTGCATCGCCATATCGAAGAGGGGAAAACGCCGCTGGCGGCGGCGATGATCGGCGCACGTGAAGTGGCGGGGCCGGTGATCGCCATGACCCTGACGCTGGCGGCGGTCTATGCGCCGATCGGCCTGATGGGGGGGCTGACCGGCGCGCTGTTTCGCGAGTTTGCGCTGACGTTGGCCGGCGCGGTGGTGGTGTCCGGCGTGGTGGCGCTGACGCTGTCGCCGGTAATGAGCTCTCTTCTACTGCCGGCCAAACAGAGCGAAGGGCGCGTGGCGCGTGGCGCCGAGTGGTTCTTCGGCGGCCTTACGCGGCGCTATGCGCGCGCGCTGGATTTCTCGCTGCACCACCGTTGGTTGACCGGCACGCTGGCGCTGCTGGTGATGATCAGCCTGCCGCTGCTGTACCTGATGCCGCAGCGCGAGCTGGCTCCGACCGAGGATCAGGCCATCGTACTGACCGCCATCAAGGCGCCGCAGCACGCTAACCTGAACTATGTCGAGCGCTTCGCCTATAAGCTGGATGAAGTCTACAACCGCATGCCGGAAACCGAAAGCCGCTGGATCATCAACGGCAGCGACGGCACGGCGTCTGGCATCGGCGGCATCAACCTGACGCTGTGGCAGGCGCGCGAGCGCTCGGCGTCGGCGGTGCAGGCCGATCTGCAAGGGGCGGTGAACGACGTCGAAGGTACCAGCATTTTCGCCTTCCAGCTGCCCGCCTTGCCGGGCTCCACCGGCGGGCTGCCGGTGCAGATGGTGCTGCGCACGCCGCAGGACTACCCGCAGCTGTATCGTACCCTCGAAGAGGTGAAGCAGAACGCCAGAAACAGCGGTCTGTTTATGGTAGTGGACAGCGATCTGGACTACAACAACCCGCTGGCGGAGGTGCATATCGATCGTGCCAAGGCCAACAGTCTGGGGATCCGCATGAGCGACATCGGCGAATCGCTGGCGGTGCTGGTGGGGGAAAACTACCTCAACCGCTTCGGTATGGATGGACGTGCCTATGACGTGATCCCGCAGAGCCTGCGTGAACAGAGGCTGACGCCGCAGGCGCTGGCGCGGCAGTACGTCCGCTCGCAGGACAATACGCTGGTGCCGCTCTCCACCGTGGTGTCGGTGGCCGTTAAAGTCGAACCGAACAAGCTGACCCAGTTTAATCAGCAGAACGCCGCCACCCTGCAGGCCATTCCCGCGCCCGGCGTTTCGATGGGCGAAGCGGTGGCCTTCCTTGAACGGCAGGCCAATGCGCTGCCGGCCGAGTTTAGCCACGACTGGCAGGGGGATTCGCGCCAATATACCCAGGAAGGCAATGCGCTGGCATTTGCGTTCCTGGCGGCGCTGGTGATCATCTATCTGGTGCTGGCGGCGCAGTACGAGAGCCTGAAGGATCCGCTGATTATCCTCATCACCGTGCCGCTGTCGATCTGCGGCGCCTTATTGCCGTTGGCGTTGGGTTACGCCACGATGAACATCTACACCCAGGTCGGGCTGGTGACCCTGATTGGGCTGATCAGCAAGCACGGTATTCTGATGGTGGAGTTCGCCAACGAACTGCAGATGCATCAGGGACTGACGCGGCGCGCCGCGATTTTGCAGGCGGCGAAAATTCGCCTGCGGCCGGTGCTGATGACCACCGGGGCGATGGTGTTCGGCTTGATTCCGCTGCTGTTTGCCAGCGGCGCCGGGGCTGCCAGCCGCTTCGGCCTGGGATTGGTGATCGTGTCCGGCATGCTGGTGGGCACGCTGTTCACCCTGTTTGTGCTGCCGACGGTGTATACGCTGCTGGCGCGCGATCACGCGGTGGCGTCATCCCGCCAGCGTGAGTTGGCTGCGGCGCAAAAGGCGCTGACGGAGTAA
- a CDS encoding DNA/RNA non-specific endonuclease, which produces MRFNNKMLALAALLFAAQASADTLESIDNCAVGCPTGGSSNVSIVRHAYTLNNNSTTKFANWVAYHITKDTPASGKTRNWKTDPALNPADTLAPADYTGANAALKVDRGHQAPLASLAGVSDWESLNYLSNITPQKSDLNQGAWARLEDQERKLIDRADISSVYTVTGPLYERDMGKLPGTQKAHTIPSAYWKVIFINNSPAVNHYAAFLFDQNTPKGADFCQFRVTVDEIEKRTGLIIWAGLPDDVQASLKSKPGVLPELMGCKN; this is translated from the coding sequence ATGCGCTTTAACAACAAGATGCTGGCCCTGGCCGCCCTGCTATTCGCCGCACAGGCGTCGGCCGACACGCTCGAATCCATCGACAACTGTGCGGTCGGCTGCCCGACCGGCGGCAGCAGCAACGTGTCGATCGTGCGTCATGCTTATACGTTGAATAACAACAGCACCACCAAGTTCGCCAACTGGGTGGCCTATCACATCACCAAAGACACGCCAGCCAGCGGCAAGACGCGCAACTGGAAAACTGATCCGGCACTCAACCCGGCGGATACCCTGGCACCCGCCGATTACACCGGCGCCAATGCGGCGTTGAAGGTCGATCGCGGTCATCAGGCGCCGCTGGCCTCGCTGGCGGGCGTTTCCGACTGGGAATCGCTTAACTATCTGTCCAACATCACGCCGCAAAAGTCCGATCTGAATCAGGGCGCCTGGGCACGGCTGGAAGATCAGGAGCGCAAGCTTATCGATCGCGCCGATATCTCCTCGGTCTATACCGTGACCGGGCCACTGTATGAGCGCGATATGGGCAAACTGCCGGGCACCCAGAAAGCGCACACCATCCCCAGCGCCTACTGGAAGGTGATTTTTATCAACAACAGCCCGGCGGTGAACCACTATGCCGCTTTCCTGTTCGATCAGAACACGCCAAAAGGCGCCGACTTCTGCCAATTCCGCGTGACGGTGGACGAGATCGAGAAACGCACCGGCCTGATCATCTGGGCCGGTCTGCCGGACGACGTGCAGGCCTCGCTGAAAAGCAAGCCCGGCGTCCTGCCGGAGTTGATGGGCTGCAAAAACTGA
- the wrbA gene encoding NAD(P)H:quinone oxidoreductase, translating into MTKVLVLYYSMYGHIEHLAQAVAEGANRVNGVDVTIKRVPETMTPEAFAKAGGKQHQQAPVASPQELADYDGIIFGTPTRFGNMAGQMRTFLDQTGGLWASGALYGKVGSVFSSTGTGGGQEHTISSTWTTLAHHGFIIVPIGYATPELFDVSQVRGGTPYGATTIAGADGSRQPSNEELTIARYQGEHVAKITAKLKS; encoded by the coding sequence ATGACGAAAGTGTTGGTGCTTTATTACTCAATGTACGGCCATATCGAACACTTGGCGCAGGCGGTGGCCGAAGGCGCGAATCGGGTTAACGGCGTGGACGTGACGATTAAACGCGTGCCGGAAACCATGACGCCGGAGGCCTTTGCCAAAGCCGGGGGCAAACAACATCAGCAGGCGCCGGTCGCCAGCCCGCAGGAACTGGCGGACTATGACGGCATTATTTTCGGCACGCCGACCCGCTTCGGCAATATGGCCGGGCAGATGCGCACCTTCCTCGATCAGACCGGTGGCCTGTGGGCCTCCGGCGCGCTATACGGCAAGGTAGGCAGCGTCTTCTCCTCCACCGGCACCGGCGGCGGCCAGGAACACACCATCAGTTCCACCTGGACCACGCTGGCGCACCACGGGTTCATCATCGTGCCCATCGGCTATGCCACGCCAGAACTGTTTGACGTTTCTCAGGTGCGCGGCGGGACGCCGTACGGCGCGACCACCATAGCCGGCGCCGACGGTTCTCGGCAACCGAGTAACGAAGAGTTGACCATTGCCCGCTATCAGGGCGAGCACGTGGCAAAAATCACCGCCAAGCTGAAAAGTTAA
- a CDS encoding helix-turn-helix domain-containing protein, with the protein MQKYRIRPLRLEKGWSQEQLATIAGLSTRTVQRIENGEQASLETLTAIAAALGVQVSDLNAQPQQAMEEETPEEQRIRRQVAAEGKLLSMAVRFAVIGVMLFAINWFTHPQYLWSLWAIGGMSLALIMRAVRTLLLRNVFSRWQEQRLAHKLRRLP; encoded by the coding sequence ATGCAAAAGTACCGCATCAGGCCATTACGCTTGGAAAAAGGCTGGTCGCAAGAGCAGCTGGCGACGATCGCCGGCCTCAGCACCCGCACCGTCCAGCGGATTGAAAACGGTGAACAGGCCAGCCTGGAAACCTTGACCGCGATCGCTGCCGCGCTGGGCGTGCAGGTCAGCGATCTCAATGCGCAGCCGCAACAGGCAATGGAGGAAGAGACGCCTGAGGAACAGCGCATTCGTCGCCAGGTCGCGGCAGAAGGCAAACTGCTGAGCATGGCGGTGCGTTTCGCCGTAATTGGCGTGATGCTGTTCGCCATTAACTGGTTTACCCATCCGCAATATCTCTGGTCGCTGTGGGCGATCGGCGGCATGAGCCTCGCCTTGATCATGCGGGCGGTGCGCACCCTGCTGCTGCGCAATGTCTTCAGCCGCTGGCAGGAACAACGGCTGGCGCATAAGTTGCGCCGCTTGCCCTGA
- a CDS encoding helix-turn-helix domain-containing protein, which produces MSNTAHNAKTDPPKVLQYLSSNLRGYRQQTGLSQMALAELSGVSRRMLAGIEAGDRNVSLAVLDKIAAALAISFTDLIQAPEARGSQLVGELAWQGVQPGSQALFAASVPARQRAELWEWTLMPGERYDSAPDPEGWSEMIYVIAGTLTLELEQDTLTLTAGTAQTFNSDQRYAYANHGDLPLRFIRNVAF; this is translated from the coding sequence ATGAGCAATACGGCGCATAACGCAAAAACCGATCCCCCCAAGGTGCTGCAGTACCTGAGCAGCAATCTGCGCGGCTACCGCCAACAGACGGGCCTGAGCCAGATGGCGCTGGCCGAGCTTTCCGGCGTCAGCCGCCGCATGCTGGCGGGCATCGAGGCCGGCGATCGCAACGTCAGCCTGGCAGTGCTCGACAAGATCGCCGCCGCCCTGGCGATTTCCTTTACCGATCTAATCCAGGCGCCGGAAGCGCGCGGCAGCCAACTGGTGGGGGAATTGGCCTGGCAAGGCGTGCAACCGGGCAGCCAAGCGCTGTTCGCCGCCAGCGTACCGGCGCGGCAGCGGGCTGAGCTGTGGGAATGGACGCTGATGCCGGGCGAGCGCTATGACTCTGCGCCGGACCCCGAAGGCTGGAGCGAAATGATCTACGTGATTGCAGGCACTCTGACGCTGGAGCTGGAACAAGATACACTGACGCTCACCGCCGGCACCGCGCAAACCTTCAACAGCGATCAGCGCTACGCTTACGCCAATCACGGCGATCTCCCCCTGCGCTTTATCCGCAACGTCGCCTTCTGA
- a CDS encoding DMT family transporter, whose translation MSAAKKSFISAVVPQIRLPEAVLIFITMIWGGTFLAVHHAMQVSGPFFFVGLRFATATLALTLFSLRVLRGLTLYELKAGVLIGLAIMFGYSMQTVGLQTITSSQSAFITAMYVPIVPLLQWLVLGRFPGIMSWIGILLAFTGLMLLAAPSSTDMTLSLGEILTLAGTLGMAAEIILIGAFAGKVNIRRVTIVQLATASLTSFLMMAPTGESPPPYSDYLLYSAIGLGLASALIQLTMNWAQRSVSPTRATVIYAGEPVWAGIVGRLAGERLPGVALLGGALIVIGVVVSELRVRRKDKAAVATEAD comes from the coding sequence GTGTCAGCAGCAAAAAAATCCTTTATTTCCGCCGTGGTTCCGCAAATCCGGTTGCCGGAAGCGGTGCTGATTTTTATCACCATGATCTGGGGCGGCACCTTTTTGGCGGTGCATCACGCAATGCAGGTCAGCGGGCCGTTCTTTTTCGTCGGCCTGCGTTTCGCCACCGCCACGCTGGCGCTGACGCTGTTTTCGCTGCGCGTCCTGCGTGGCCTGACCCTGTATGAACTGAAGGCGGGCGTGCTGATCGGGCTGGCGATCATGTTCGGTTACAGCATGCAAACCGTCGGCCTGCAGACCATCACCAGCAGCCAATCGGCGTTTATCACCGCCATGTACGTGCCGATCGTGCCACTGTTGCAATGGCTGGTGCTGGGGCGGTTCCCCGGCATCATGTCGTGGATCGGCATTCTGTTGGCCTTTACCGGCCTGATGCTGCTGGCGGCACCGAGCAGCACCGACATGACGCTGAGCCTCGGTGAAATTCTGACGCTGGCCGGTACCCTGGGCATGGCGGCAGAGATCATTCTGATCGGCGCTTTCGCCGGCAAGGTCAATATCCGCCGAGTGACCATCGTGCAACTGGCGACCGCCTCGCTGACCTCATTTTTGATGATGGCACCGACTGGCGAGTCGCCGCCGCCGTATTCGGATTACCTGCTGTACAGCGCCATTGGGCTGGGGCTGGCCAGTGCCTTGATTCAGCTGACCATGAACTGGGCGCAGCGCAGCGTTTCGCCGACGCGGGCCACGGTGATTTACGCCGGCGAACCGGTCTGGGCGGGCATCGTCGGGCGGTTGGCCGGGGAGCGTTTGCCGGGCGTGGCGTTATTGGGGGGCGCGTTGATCGTGATTGGCGTGGTGGTCAGCGAGCTGCGCGTGCGGCGCAAGGATAAAGCGGCGGTGGCGACGGAAGCGGACTAG
- the cycA gene encoding D-serine/D-alanine/glycine transporter produces MVDHSKIATDATPASEDHLRRNLTNRHIQLIAIGGAIGTGLFMGSGKTISLAGPSIIFVYMIIGFMLFFVMRAMGELLLSNLEYKSFSDFAADLLGPWAGFFTGWTYWFCWVVTGIADVVAITSYAQFWFPELSQWIASLLCVLLLLGLNLATVKMFGEMEFWFAMIKIIAIVGLIVAGLVMIAMQFQSPTGTVASFTHLWNDGGMFPKGISGFFAGFQIAVFAFVGIELVGATAAETKDPEKSLPRAINSIPIRIIMFYVFSLIVIMSVTPWNSVVPDKSPFVELFVLVGLPAAASVINFVVLTSAASSANSGVFSTSRMLFGLAQEGDAPKSFANLSKRAVPANGLTFSCICLLGGVVLIYLIPNVMTVFTLVTTVSAILFMFVWSIILCSYLVYRKQRPALHQKSIYKMPAGKLMCWVCMAFFVFVLVLLSLREDTRQALIVTPLWFIVLGLSYVFLRKKKTA; encoded by the coding sequence ATGGTAGATCACTCTAAAATAGCGACTGACGCGACGCCCGCTTCAGAAGATCATCTACGGCGAAACCTCACTAACCGACATATTCAACTGATCGCTATCGGCGGCGCCATCGGCACCGGCCTGTTTATGGGTTCCGGGAAAACTATCAGCCTGGCCGGCCCTTCGATCATTTTCGTGTACATGATCATCGGCTTTATGCTGTTCTTCGTGATGCGCGCCATGGGCGAACTGCTGCTGTCCAACCTGGAATACAAATCGTTCAGCGATTTCGCTGCGGACCTGCTCGGCCCGTGGGCCGGGTTCTTCACCGGCTGGACCTATTGGTTCTGCTGGGTGGTCACCGGCATCGCCGACGTCGTGGCGATCACCTCCTACGCCCAGTTCTGGTTCCCCGAGCTGTCGCAATGGATCGCTTCGCTGCTGTGCGTACTGTTGCTGCTCGGCCTTAACCTGGCGACGGTGAAGATGTTCGGCGAAATGGAGTTCTGGTTTGCGATGATCAAAATCATCGCCATCGTCGGGCTGATCGTCGCCGGGCTGGTGATGATCGCCATGCAGTTCCAATCTCCGACCGGCACCGTGGCCTCATTCACCCATCTGTGGAATGACGGCGGCATGTTCCCGAAAGGTATCAGCGGCTTCTTCGCCGGCTTCCAGATTGCGGTATTCGCCTTCGTCGGCATTGAGCTGGTGGGCGCCACTGCCGCAGAAACCAAGGATCCGGAGAAATCGCTGCCGCGCGCCATCAACTCGATTCCGATCCGCATCATCATGTTCTACGTGTTCTCCCTGATCGTCATCATGTCGGTGACGCCGTGGAACTCCGTGGTGCCGGACAAGAGCCCGTTCGTTGAACTGTTCGTGCTGGTCGGCCTGCCGGCCGCGGCCAGCGTGATCAACTTCGTAGTGCTGACCTCCGCCGCCTCTTCCGCCAACAGCGGCGTGTTTTCCACCAGCCGCATGCTGTTCGGACTGGCGCAGGAAGGCGACGCGCCAAAATCGTTCGCCAACCTGTCCAAACGCGCGGTGCCGGCCAACGGCCTCACTTTCTCCTGCATCTGCCTGCTGGGCGGCGTGGTGCTGATTTACCTGATCCCGAACGTGATGACGGTCTTCACCCTGGTGACCACCGTATCGGCGATTCTGTTCATGTTCGTCTGGAGCATCATCCTGTGCTCGTACCTGGTCTACCGTAAACAGCGCCCGGCGCTGCACCAGAAATCGATCTACAAGATGCCGGCCGGCAAGCTGATGTGCTGGGTATGCATGGCTTTCTTCGTGTTCGTGCTGGTGCTGCTGTCACTGCGCGAAGACACTCGTCAGGCGCTGATCGTCACCCCGCTGTGGTTCATCGTGCTCGGCCTGTCTTACGTCTTCCTGCGCAAGAAGAAAACCGCATGA